One genomic segment of [Phormidium] sp. ETS-05 includes these proteins:
- a CDS encoding response regulator transcription factor: MRILLVEDDDRIADPLAEALTDNHYMVDIATDGQEGLNFAASLPYDLIILDVMLPRIDGIKLCRQWRQAGNKTPILMLTARDTSSDKVLGLDAGADDYVVKPFDLPELLARVRALLRRGETALPPVLEWERLRLNPNNCQVEYNGKLLHLTPKEYSLLELFLRRGSRILTRSQILDNLWSFEDPPGEETIKVHLRSLRQKLKTAGASANFIETVYGLGYRLNQNL, encoded by the coding sequence ATGAGAATTTTGCTGGTAGAGGATGACGATCGCATTGCCGACCCTTTAGCAGAGGCACTCACCGATAACCACTATATGGTCGATATCGCCACCGATGGTCAAGAAGGATTAAACTTTGCTGCCTCTTTACCCTATGATTTAATTATCCTCGATGTGATGCTGCCGCGCATCGATGGCATAAAATTATGTCGCCAGTGGCGCCAAGCTGGCAACAAGACGCCGATTTTAATGCTCACAGCGCGAGATACCAGCAGCGATAAAGTGCTAGGCTTAGATGCCGGAGCTGATGATTATGTGGTCAAGCCATTTGACCTGCCAGAATTATTAGCCAGAGTTCGCGCTTTGTTGCGCCGAGGCGAGACGGCACTCCCGCCCGTGCTAGAATGGGAACGCCTGCGACTAAATCCCAATAACTGTCAAGTGGAATATAATGGGAAATTACTCCATCTGACGCCCAAAGAATATAGTTTGCTAGAATTATTCCTGCGGCGGGGCAGTCGCATCCTCACCCGCAGCCAAATTTTAGATAACTTGTGGTCGTTTGAAGACCCACCAGGAGAGGAAACCATCAAAGTTCACCTGCGCAGTTTGCGGCAAAAGCTGAAAACTGCGGGAGCATCAGCTAATTTTATAGAAACCGTCTATGGCTTGGGGTATCGGCTCAACCAAAACCTCTAA
- a CDS encoding cell wall metabolism sensor histidine kinase WalK encodes MAWGIGSTKTSNPQFRALHWRLLLSYLGVMVAILGTATVTVYEFFAQSLYQQFDIQLMTLAQAAAHSLGAIKYKYDHHHDEEEEDDEGDEKDDDEEREIPKNPRQILPRLDGDGDLDIPWQNLRQPQQGVEWFNESEKLLAKEGTRFPNANLVPTSQLAGKTRREEELRSLTLPVFSGEFDEEKDQRELAGYVRISQSTVNLDLELNRLCWGLGMGGTIALALTGMGGMWLTRQALEPIENSFEQLKQFTADASHELRSPLTAIKTSISVMQSHPERIHPADVKKVAAIASATNQMTHLVEDLLLLARMEGAIANIHEFSPIPLADILEDVIECALPQAESKQITLTSHIISGTVVMGNAPQLARLFTNLLANAIQYTPDGGKVTLSSQRIANAAIVNVEDTGIGIAPEDLPYVFDRFWRADKARNRRQGGLGMGLAIAQTIAQSHQGQITVTSQLGIGTCFRVRLPLL; translated from the coding sequence ATGGCTTGGGGTATCGGCTCAACCAAAACCTCTAATCCGCAGTTTCGCGCCTTGCATTGGCGGCTACTGCTATCTTATCTCGGCGTGATGGTGGCGATTTTGGGCACTGCCACCGTCACAGTGTACGAATTTTTTGCCCAAAGTCTCTATCAACAGTTTGATATTCAATTGATGACCTTAGCACAGGCAGCGGCTCACAGCCTGGGGGCGATTAAATATAAATATGACCATCACCATGACGAAGAGGAAGAGGACGACGAGGGAGACGAAAAAGATGATGATGAAGAGCGGGAAATCCCCAAAAATCCCCGGCAAATTCTGCCTCGCCTGGATGGCGATGGTGATTTAGATATTCCTTGGCAAAATCTGCGCCAACCACAGCAGGGGGTAGAATGGTTTAACGAGTCGGAAAAGTTGCTAGCCAAAGAAGGCACTCGGTTTCCTAATGCTAATTTAGTGCCCACCTCCCAATTGGCGGGGAAAACTAGAAGAGAAGAAGAGCTGCGCAGCCTGACATTGCCGGTGTTTTCTGGGGAATTTGATGAGGAAAAAGATCAGCGCGAATTGGCAGGATATGTGAGAATTAGCCAATCCACGGTAAATTTAGATTTGGAACTAAACCGCCTGTGCTGGGGACTAGGAATGGGAGGGACGATCGCCTTAGCTCTCACTGGTATGGGGGGAATGTGGCTAACTCGTCAAGCACTCGAGCCGATCGAGAATAGCTTTGAGCAGTTAAAACAGTTCACCGCTGATGCTTCTCACGAATTGCGCTCCCCTCTGACAGCAATTAAAACCTCTATCTCGGTGATGCAGAGCCATCCAGAGCGCATTCACCCAGCGGATGTGAAAAAAGTAGCCGCGATCGCCTCCGCCACCAACCAGATGACGCACCTAGTAGAAGACTTGCTGCTGCTGGCGAGAATGGAAGGAGCGATCGCCAATATCCATGAATTCTCACCCATTCCCTTAGCCGACATTCTCGAAGATGTCATCGAATGCGCCTTACCCCAAGCCGAGTCCAAGCAAATTACCCTCACATCTCACATCATTTCCGGCACCGTGGTGATGGGCAACGCCCCTCAGTTAGCTCGCTTATTTACCAACCTGCTCGCCAATGCCATCCAATATACACCAGACGGGGGCAAAGTCACCCTATCGAGCCAGCGTATCGCCAATGCTGCGATCGTGAATGTGGAAGATACGGGGATTGGCATCGCACCAGAGGACCTGCCTTATGTGTTCGATCGCTTCTGGCGCGCCGATAAAGCGCGAAACCGGCGCCAAGGGGGTTTGGGGATGGGACTGGCGATCGCCCAGACGATCGCCCAATCCCACCAAGGCCAAATCACCGTCACCAGTCAACTGGGAATAGGCACCTGTTTCCGCGTGCGTCTCCCCCTACTATAG
- a CDS encoding Uma2 family endonuclease has translation MLKHQLPRYFPSAEELPDSDERPVDNELQELIPGLLKAILLMLWAERMDWFFGIDMGIYYDPDEPALVPDAFLSLGVERFYDEELRPSYVLWDEKVVPSLVLEVVSKTYRKEYSKKLADYQELGILYYVIYSSRRRRKPNLEVHKLVNGKYELQSGNPIWMPEIGLGIGCERGNYSGVTREWLYWYDAEGKRYLTPEEKVKDAVQRADRLAQRLRELGIDPDM, from the coding sequence ATGTTAAAGCACCAGCTACCGAGATACTTCCCCTCTGCCGAAGAACTACCAGACTCTGATGAAAGACCAGTGGATAACGAACTGCAAGAATTAATACCAGGGTTGCTCAAGGCAATTTTGCTCATGCTTTGGGCAGAGCGCATGGATTGGTTTTTTGGCATCGATATGGGGATTTATTATGACCCAGACGAACCGGCGCTCGTCCCAGATGCTTTCCTAAGTTTAGGCGTGGAACGGTTTTATGATGAAGAATTACGTCCCAGCTATGTGTTGTGGGATGAAAAGGTCGTCCCAAGTTTGGTGCTAGAAGTCGTTTCTAAAACCTATCGGAAGGAATACAGCAAAAAATTGGCAGACTATCAAGAGTTGGGCATACTTTATTATGTCATTTATTCCTCCCGGCGTCGCCGCAAACCAAATTTGGAAGTCCATAAGCTAGTCAATGGCAAGTATGAATTACAGTCAGGAAATCCAATTTGGATGCCGGAAATCGGTTTAGGAATTGGTTGTGAGCGGGGAAATTATTCTGGGGTAACGAGAGAATGGCTGTATTGGTATGATGCCGAGGGCAAACGGTATTTGACACCGGAAGAAAAGGTTAAAGATGCGGTGCAACGGGCCGATCGGTTGGCGCAACGCTTGCGAGAGTTAGGGATAGATCCAGATATGTAG
- a CDS encoding VCBS repeat-containing protein, with protein MTGDFNGGGARISKLYKNTGNGFIEDTSVSLPAVQWSSVAWADYNGDGKQDFLLTGASPTGFVSKLYQNTGNGFTEDTAVSLPGVSYASVAWADYNGDGKQDFLLTGQTDSGTAISKLYQNTGNGFTEDTAVSLPGVSNGSVAWADYNGDGKQDFLLTGYTNSGGISKLYQNTGSGFTEDTTVSLPVVSNGSVAWADYNGDGKQDFLLTGNYISKLYKNTGNGFIQDTSVALPGVSNDSVAWADYNGDGKQDFLLTGYLQAGSPISKVYQNTGNGFVEDTSVRLPGVNVASVA; from the coding sequence TTGACGGGGGACTTCAATGGAGGCGGCGCTCGCATCTCCAAACTGTACAAAAACACTGGCAATGGGTTCATCGAAGATACCAGCGTTTCCCTTCCTGCTGTTCAATGGAGTTCCGTAGCCTGGGCGGACTACAATGGCGATGGCAAACAGGATTTCCTGTTGACTGGTGCCTCACCTACAGGCTTCGTCTCCAAACTGTACCAAAACACCGGCAATGGCTTTACTGAAGATACCGCCGTTTCCCTTCCTGGTGTTAGCTACGCTTCCGTCGCCTGGGCAGACTACAATGGCGATGGCAAACAGGATTTCCTGTTGACGGGTCAGACAGATTCAGGCACCGCCATCTCCAAACTGTACCAAAACACCGGCAATGGGTTCACCGAAGATACCGCCGTTTCCCTTCCTGGTGTTTCCAATGGTTCCGTAGCCTGGGCTGACTACAATGGCGATGGCAAACAGGATTTCCTGTTGACGGGTTACACAAATTCAGGCGGCATTTCCAAACTGTACCAAAACACCGGCAGTGGGTTCACTGAAGATACCACCGTTTCCCTTCCTGTTGTTTCCAATGGTTCCGTAGCCTGGGCGGACTACAATGGCGATGGCAAACAGGATTTTCTGTTGACGGGTAACTATATCTCCAAACTGTATAAAAACACCGGCAATGGGTTCATTCAAGATACCTCGGTTGCCCTTCCTGGTGTTTCCAATGACTCCGTAGCCTGGGCGGACTACAATGGCGATGGCAAACAGGATTTCCTGTTGACGGGTTACTTACAGGCAGGCAGCCCTATCTCCAAAGTGTACCAAAACACCGGCAATGGGTTCGTTGAAGATACCTCCGTTCGCCTTCCTGGTGTTAACGTGGCTTCCGTAGCCTGA
- a CDS encoding PepSY domain-containing protein, with protein sequence MTMNQATFRKLHRKLAPIIFIPLALSAITGIAYVICESWFGMSGEATEIFMEIHQGEYLGNQLKPIYVLLVGLGLVGITVSGLMMTRLFNSTHPEKTAKFNFRTIHRIAAPVLFLPLLVSAVTGVTYRIGKSWFGMSRENAEIFLEIHQGEYLGKFFQPIYVLFVGLGLLGMIATGINMLGWFRRPTSKS encoded by the coding sequence ATGACAATGAATCAAGCAACATTCCGCAAACTGCACCGCAAACTAGCGCCGATTATCTTCATTCCTTTAGCTCTCAGTGCCATCACTGGCATTGCCTATGTAATTTGCGAAAGTTGGTTTGGGATGTCCGGGGAAGCCACCGAGATATTTATGGAGATTCACCAAGGCGAATATCTCGGCAACCAACTCAAACCCATCTATGTGCTGTTAGTAGGATTAGGACTTGTAGGAATAACAGTCAGCGGCTTAATGATGACCCGCCTGTTTAATTCGACTCACCCCGAGAAAACTGCCAAATTCAATTTCAGAACAATTCACCGCATCGCCGCGCCGGTTTTGTTCTTGCCATTACTGGTGAGTGCAGTCACAGGCGTTACCTACCGAATTGGCAAAAGCTGGTTCGGGATGTCTCGAGAAAACGCCGAAATTTTCCTAGAAATTCATCAAGGCGAGTATCTCGGAAAATTTTTTCAGCCAATTTACGTCTTATTCGTCGGTTTGGGATTGCTGGGAATGATAGCCACCGGTATCAATATGCTG
- a CDS encoding Uma2 family endonuclease, translated as MGRAHGLVFGIDMGIYYDPDEPALVPDAFLSLGVERFYDEELRPSYVLWDEKVVPSLVLEVVSKTYRKEYSKKLADYQELGILYYVIYSSRRRRKPNLEVHKLVNGKYELQSGNPIWMPEIGLGIGCERGNYSGVTREWLYWYDAEGKRYLTPEEKVKEAAQRALQEAQRASQEAQRADRLAQRLRELGIDPDI; from the coding sequence TTGGGCAGAGCGCATGGATTGGTTTTTGGCATCGATATGGGGATTTATTATGACCCAGACGAACCGGCGCTCGTCCCAGATGCTTTCCTAAGTTTAGGCGTGGAACGGTTTTATGATGAAGAATTACGTCCCAGCTATGTGTTGTGGGATGAAAAGGTCGTCCCAAGTTTGGTGCTAGAAGTCGTTTCTAAAACCTATCGGAAGGAATACAGCAAAAAATTGGCAGACTATCAAGAGTTGGGCATACTTTATTATGTCATTTATTCCTCCCGGCGTCGCCGCAAACCAAATTTGGAAGTCCATAAGCTAGTCAATGGCAAGTATGAATTACAGTCAGGAAATCCAATTTGGATGCCGGAAATCGGTTTAGGAATTGGTTGTGAGCGGGGAAATTATTCTGGGGTAACGAGAGAATGGCTGTATTGGTATGATGCCGAGGGCAAACGGTATTTGACACCGGAAGAAAAGGTTAAAGAAGCGGCGCAACGGGCCTTGCAGGAGGCGCAACGAGCCTCCCAGGAGGCGCAACGAGCCGATCGGTTGGCGCAACGCTTGCGAGAGTTAGGGATAGATCCAGATATTTAG
- a CDS encoding calcium-binding protein, with product MYKNGGTSSDTTAPTTTSFTPADNATGVAVASNLVVNFSETIQKGTGNIVIKKLSDNSVVETIAVTAANVTASGSQLTINPAADLAANTDYYVEIANGAIKDIAGNNYAGITGNGAWNFKTQGTAAINGTTGTDNLTGTANPDTIAGLAGNDVLNGGAGNDVLNGGVGNDTLYGGTEDDTLNGGAGNDVLNGGVGNDTLYGGTEDDTLDGDAGNNVLNGGAGNDVLNGGIDDDTLNGGTEDDTLNGSAGNDVLNGNAGSDLLNGNAGSDLLDGGADNDLLNGGADNDTLNGGADNDTLNGGAGNDTLNGGAGNDLLDGGAGNDTLNGGTDDDTLNGGAGNDTLNGGDGNDTLYGGDGNDTLNGGTGNDLLNGGAGNDTLYGGTEDDTLDGGTGNDLLNGNAGSDLFNGNAGNDLLDGGADNDTLYGGADDDTLNGGAGNDLLNGDLGSDILNGGDNDDTLNGGDGNDLLNGGADNDILNGAAGRDTLTGSTGADNFVFQFGQSTVAASDRITDFAIGTDKIDLLTQGGAAMSAPTSFSRAANNAATTLATAVTQVFADANGALAGSQALGLNSAALFVATNSGIAGTYLVVNDATAGFQSDNDLVVNVTGYTGTLPALGAITPGSFFI from the coding sequence CTGTACAAAAACGGTGGCACATCTTCTGACACTACTGCACCCACAACCACCAGTTTCACCCCCGCTGATAATGCCACGGGTGTCGCCGTTGCTTCTAACTTAGTGGTCAATTTCAGCGAAACCATCCAAAAAGGCACCGGCAACATCGTCATTAAGAAGCTGTCTGACAACTCAGTGGTAGAAACCATTGCGGTTACGGCGGCTAATGTCACCGCCAGCGGCAGTCAACTGACGATTAACCCCGCCGCCGATTTAGCCGCTAATACCGACTATTATGTAGAAATCGCCAATGGTGCCATTAAGGATATCGCGGGTAACAACTATGCTGGGATTACCGGCAATGGCGCCTGGAATTTCAAAACTCAAGGAACTGCTGCCATTAATGGCACTACTGGCACCGATAACCTCACCGGAACTGCGAATCCAGACACAATCGCTGGTCTCGCAGGCAACGATGTCCTCAACGGCGGCGCTGGCAACGATGTCCTCAACGGCGGCGTTGGCAATGACACGCTCTATGGCGGCACTGAAGATGACACGCTCAACGGCGGCGCTGGCAACGATGTCCTCAACGGCGGCGTTGGCAATGACACGCTCTATGGCGGCACTGAAGATGACACGCTCGACGGCGACGCTGGCAACAATGTCCTCAACGGCGGCGCTGGCAATGATGTCCTCAACGGCGGCATCGACGATGACACACTCAACGGCGGCACTGAAGATGACACGCTCAACGGCAGCGCTGGCAATGATGTCCTGAATGGTAACGCTGGCAGTGATCTCCTCAATGGTAACGCTGGCAGTGATCTCCTCGATGGTGGCGCTGACAATGACCTCCTCAATGGTGGCGCTGACAATGACACCCTCAATGGCGGCGCTGACAATGACACCCTCAATGGTGGTGCTGGCAATGACACCCTCAATGGTGGTGCTGGCAACGATCTCCTCGATGGCGGCGCAGGCAATGACACGCTCAACGGCGGCACCGATGATGACACGCTCAACGGCGGCGCAGGCAATGACACGCTCAATGGCGGTGATGGCAATGACACGCTCTATGGCGGCGATGGCAATGACACGCTCAACGGCGGCACTGGCAATGACCTCCTCAATGGTGGCGCTGGCAATGACACGCTCTATGGCGGCACTGAAGATGACACGCTCGACGGCGGCACTGGCAATGACCTCCTGAATGGGAATGCGGGCAGCGATCTGTTCAATGGTAACGCTGGCAATGACCTCCTCGATGGTGGTGCTGACAATGACACCCTCTATGGCGGCGCTGACGATGACACCCTCAACGGCGGCGCTGGCAATGACCTCCTCAACGGCGATCTGGGCAGCGATATTCTCAACGGCGGCGACAACGATGACACGCTCAACGGCGGTGATGGCAATGACCTCCTCAATGGTGGCGCTGACAACGACATCCTGAATGGTGCTGCGGGCCGAGATACGTTAACTGGTAGTACCGGTGCGGATAATTTTGTGTTCCAGTTTGGTCAATCTACGGTAGCGGCGAGCGATCGCATTACCGACTTTGCGATCGGTACAGACAAAATCGACCTCCTCACCCAAGGGGGAGCGGCGATGAGTGCCCCCACCAGCTTTAGCCGTGCTGCCAACAATGCTGCCACCACTTTAGCCACTGCTGTCACTCAAGTATTTGCCGATGCTAATGGAGCCTTAGCTGGCAGCCAAGCTCTCGGACTTAATAGTGCGGCTTTGTTTGTGGCGACAAATTCCGGCATTGCTGGGACTTACCTAGTGGTGAATGATGCTACGGCTGGTTTCCAATCTGATAACGATTTAGTAGTCAATGTAACCGGATATACCGGCACTTTACCAGCTCTGGGGGCGATTACACCGGGCAGTTTCTTTATCTAA